Within the Streptomyces sp. R41 genome, the region CCCGGTCCGCCGCGCGTTCGCCGGGATCAATTACCAGCACCTCGACCCGTTCATCATGATGGACCAGATGGGCGAGGTGGAGTACGCGCCCGGAGAGCCGAAGGGCACCCCCTGGCACCCCCACCGCGGCTTCGAGACCGTGACCTACATCATCGACGGCATCTTCGACCACCAGGACTCCAACGGTGGTGGCGGCACCATCACCAACGGTGACACCCAGTGGATGACCGCGGGCTCGGGCCTCCTGCACATCGAGGCCCCGCCGGAGTCGCTCGTCATGTCCGGCGGCCTCTTCCACGGCCTCCAGCTGTGGGTGAACCTCCCGGCCAAGGACAAGATGATGGCCCCGAGGTACCAGGACATCCGCGGTGGCACGGTCCAGCTGCTGAGCACCCCGGACGGCGGCGCGCTGCTGCGTGTCATCGCCGGTGAGCTCGACGGTCACCAGGGCCCCGGCATCACGCACACGCCGATCACCATGGTCCACGCGACCCTGGCGCCCGGCGCCGAGATCACACTCCCCTGGCGCGAGGACTTCAATGGTCTGGCGTACGTCCTCGCCGGTCGCGGCAGCGTCGGTACGGACCGCCGTCCGGTCCACACCGGCCAGACCGCCGTGTTCGGCAAGGGCGGCTCGCTGACCGTCCGCGCGGACGAGAAGCAGGACTCCAACAGCCCGGACCTGGAGGTCGTCCTTCTCGGTGGGCAGCCCATACGTGAGCCCATGGCCCACTAC harbors:
- a CDS encoding pirin family protein is translated as MPAVTVENPLTLPRVVASADAVARPVLAVTTAPSGFEGEGFPVRRAFAGINYQHLDPFIMMDQMGEVEYAPGEPKGTPWHPHRGFETVTYIIDGIFDHQDSNGGGGTITNGDTQWMTAGSGLLHIEAPPESLVMSGGLFHGLQLWVNLPAKDKMMAPRYQDIRGGTVQLLSTPDGGALLRVIAGELDGHQGPGITHTPITMVHATLAPGAEITLPWREDFNGLAYVLAGRGSVGTDRRPVHTGQTAVFGKGGSLTVRADEKQDSNSPDLEVVLLGGQPIREPMAHYGPFVMNTREELQQAFEDFQKGRLGTIPAVHGMSEGAL